A stretch of the Bacillota bacterium genome encodes the following:
- a CDS encoding putative DNA-binding protein translates to MEKVSRMALLQDFYGQLLTDKQRQVMELYYDHDLSLGEIAEEYGTSRQAVYDLIRRAEKTLEEYEAKLGLIAKFMTDRQQLSRVAELLEEFQVNHEFTKIEEIQRIVKDILAS, encoded by the coding sequence CTGGAAAAAGTTAGTCGCATGGCCTTGTTACAGGATTTTTACGGACAACTGTTAACCGATAAGCAGCGGCAGGTTATGGAATTATACTATGATCACGACCTGTCGCTAGGTGAGATCGCGGAAGAGTATGGAACCAGTCGACAGGCAGTGTATGATTTGATCCGGCGGGCTGAAAAGACGCTGGAGGAATATGAAGCTAAGTTGGGACTGATTGCCAAGTTTATGACTGACCGGCAGCAGTTGAGCCGGGTAGCGGAGTTGCTGGAGGAATTTCAGGTCAACCATGAATTCACAAAGATCGAAGAGATCCAGCGGATCGTGAAAGATATTTTAGCAAGCTGA
- the ffh gene encoding signal recognition particle protein encodes MIFEGLAEKLQETFKRLRGKGKLSEADVTEAMREIRLALLEADVNFKVVKDFVARVRERAVGQEVLQSLTPGQQVIKIVYEEMTNLMGGTQSRLNLAAKPPTVVMLVGLQGAGKTTTVGKLANLLRRQGRRPLLVAADIYRPAAIKQLQVLGEQLDLPVYTMGDKQNPVMIARGALEYAQTHGRDIVLIDTAGRLHINEELMAELQEIKVAVCPHEILLVVDAMTGQDAVNVAQVFNEQLGLDGVILTKLDGDTRGGAALSVKAVTGCPIKFAGIGEKLDALEPFYPDRMASRILGMGDVLSLIEKAQENFDLARAKELERKIRKQEFSLEDFLEQLQQVKSMGPLDQILGMLPGFGGMKKFKAWQREIDPKEFVHLEAMIKSMTPEERRNPAIINGSRRKRIARGSGTRVQDVNRLLKQFEETKKLMKQVSEMNTGKGPKGFKFPFM; translated from the coding sequence ATGATTTTTGAGGGGTTAGCGGAGAAGCTGCAGGAAACCTTCAAGAGATTGAGGGGAAAAGGGAAATTGTCCGAAGCCGATGTGACCGAAGCAATGCGGGAAATCCGTCTGGCTCTATTAGAAGCGGATGTTAATTTTAAGGTGGTTAAGGATTTTGTCGCCCGGGTCAGGGAAAGAGCTGTGGGGCAGGAGGTCTTGCAGAGTCTAACTCCCGGCCAACAAGTGATTAAAATCGTTTACGAAGAAATGACGAATTTAATGGGGGGCACGCAGAGCCGGCTTAACTTAGCAGCCAAGCCGCCAACCGTGGTAATGCTGGTGGGTTTACAGGGGGCGGGTAAGACCACGACTGTGGGTAAGTTGGCCAACCTACTACGCCGCCAGGGACGCCGGCCTTTGCTGGTGGCGGCTGATATTTATCGACCGGCGGCGATCAAGCAATTACAGGTTTTGGGCGAACAGCTCGATTTGCCCGTGTATACCATGGGCGATAAGCAGAACCCGGTGATGATCGCGAGAGGTGCCTTGGAATATGCCCAAACCCATGGCCGGGATATTGTCTTAATCGACACCGCTGGTCGGCTACACATAAATGAAGAACTCATGGCTGAATTGCAAGAAATCAAGGTCGCAGTGTGTCCGCACGAGATTTTGCTGGTGGTCGACGCTATGACGGGTCAAGACGCAGTTAATGTAGCGCAAGTCTTTAATGAGCAGTTGGGCTTGGACGGGGTAATCTTAACCAAGCTTGATGGTGATACGCGTGGTGGCGCGGCTTTGTCGGTTAAAGCGGTTACTGGTTGTCCGATTAAATTCGCCGGTATAGGTGAAAAACTGGACGCTCTGGAGCCTTTCTATCCCGACCGCATGGCCTCGCGAATTCTAGGGATGGGCGATGTTTTAAGTCTGATTGAGAAAGCCCAGGAAAATTTTGATCTGGCGCGAGCCAAAGAATTAGAGAGAAAAATTCGCAAACAGGAATTTTCGCTGGAAGATTTTCTGGAGCAGTTGCAGCAGGTAAAATCTATGGGTCCTTTAGATCAGATTCTGGGAATGCTCCCCGGCTTCGGCGGGATGAAAAAATTTAAGGCTTGGCAGCGGGAGATTGATCCTAAAGAGTTTGTGCACCTGGAAGCGATGATCAAATCAATGACGCCGGAGGAACGAAGAAACCCGGCGATAATTAACGGAAGTAGACGGAAAAGGATTGCCCGCGGAAGCGGCACACGCGTGCAGGACGTTAACCGTCTACTTAAACAGTTTGAAGAAACCAAAAAACTGATGAAACAGGTGTCGGAAATGAATACCGGCAAAGGGCCGAAGGGATTCAAATTTCCCTTTATGTAA
- the rpsP gene encoding 30S ribosomal protein S16, with product MATKIRLKRMGAKKEPFYRLVVADSRSPRDGRFIEEIGYYNPTKQPAIINIDEEKAIKWLNNGAQPSDTVKSLLRQAGILQRLEESKKGN from the coding sequence GTGGCAACGAAGATCAGACTTAAAAGAATGGGCGCGAAGAAGGAACCGTTCTACCGTTTGGTGGTGGCTGATTCTCGTTCACCGCGTGACGGTCGTTTCATTGAGGAAATTGGGTACTACAATCCGACCAAACAGCCCGCGATCATTAATATTGATGAGGAAAAGGCCATCAAGTGGCTGAACAACGGGGCACAACCATCAGACACGGTCAAGTCCCTTTTGCGCCAGGCTGGTATCCTCCAGCGTTTGGAAGAATCCAAAAAGGGAAACTAG
- a CDS encoding KH domain-containing protein, with translation MKDLVEILAKALVDYPDKVEVKQVEGEKSVILELKVAADDMGKVIGKQGKIAKAIRTVVKAAAAKEGKRVVVEILK, from the coding sequence ATGAAGGATTTAGTCGAGATTCTAGCGAAGGCCCTCGTCGACTATCCAGACAAAGTTGAGGTCAAACAGGTTGAAGGTGAAAAATCTGTTATCCTTGAACTTAAAGTGGCCGCAGACGATATGGGTAAGGTAATTGGCAAGCAGGGTAAGATCGCGAAAGCGATCCGCACTGTGGTTAAAGCAGCTGCTGCTAAAGAAGGTAAGCGCGTAGTTGTTGAAATCTTGAAATAG
- a CDS encoding 16S rRNA processing protein RimM yields MEKVVVKRQIPVKAIVTEGLKRKLAADVQEAIKKLDLELQQLEFSLKKVQLELKADPQRLMAAQQQITTEIKKRQDTRNQLLAKLKEIGRLNVGEEVVQGLVEGLIEVQVGDRWDKVMHMEIVLKDNVVVEIRSPLRES; encoded by the coding sequence ATGGAAAAGGTTGTTGTTAAGCGACAGATTCCGGTAAAGGCTATCGTCACAGAAGGTCTTAAACGGAAGCTGGCGGCAGATGTTCAGGAAGCTATTAAGAAGCTCGACCTGGAACTTCAGCAGTTGGAATTTTCCCTCAAGAAGGTTCAGCTGGAATTAAAAGCTGATCCCCAACGACTCATGGCGGCTCAGCAGCAAATTACCACCGAGATCAAGAAACGGCAGGACACGAGAAATCAACTTCTCGCTAAACTCAAGGAAATCGGCCGTTTAAACGTTGGGGAGGAAGTTGTTCAAGGGTTGGTAGAAGGTCTGATTGAGGTCCAGGTGGGCGACCGGTGGGACAAAGTGATGCACATGGAAATTGTGCTGAAGGATAACGTGGTGGTGGAAATCAGGTCTCCTTTACGGGAAAGTTAG
- the rimM gene encoding 16S rRNA processing protein RimM, which produces MKQGQLITIGKITTTHGHLGEVRVLPLTDFPERFSQLNKVMINLNGQLREMHVAGARLHRKFVILRFREVKDMNAAIELRNALIQIDQSELVSLPEGHYYIFQLLGLKVFSAEGDYIGELVDVIKTGSNDVYSVRNPAGLELLVPALKSVVREIDLKNQRLVIAPPAGLWD; this is translated from the coding sequence TTGAAACAAGGACAATTGATCACAATTGGCAAAATTACGACCACTCACGGGCATTTGGGAGAGGTAAGGGTGCTCCCCCTGACTGATTTTCCCGAACGGTTTAGCCAGCTTAATAAGGTGATGATCAACTTGAACGGGCAACTCCGAGAAATGCATGTCGCCGGGGCGCGGCTTCACCGCAAATTTGTCATCTTAAGGTTCCGTGAAGTTAAGGACATGAATGCCGCTATTGAACTGCGCAACGCATTGATCCAAATTGACCAATCTGAACTCGTTTCCTTACCTGAAGGTCATTACTATATTTTTCAATTGCTGGGGCTTAAGGTCTTTTCCGCTGAGGGAGACTATATCGGAGAATTGGTCGATGTCATCAAGACGGGAAGCAATGACGTTTACAGCGTCCGTAATCCTGCGGGTCTGGAACTGCTCGTCCCAGCGCTTAAATCGGTGGTCCGGGAAATCGATCTAAAAAACCAGCGTCTGGTTATTGCGCCCCCGGCTGGTCTATGGGATTAA
- the trmD gene encoding tRNA (guanosine(37)-N1)-methyltransferase TrmD, with product MRVDILTIFPEMFQGPFGASIIKRAQDKGLLKVNLINIRNFSQDRHGTVDDYPFGGGSGMVMKPEPIFAAVESVLDPQRPRPHIVLMSPQGILFNQAKAAGLAKLTHLIIICGHYEGIDERVREELVDEDISIGDYVLTGGELPAMVVVDAVARLIPGVLGKVESAWQDSFSDGLLEYPQYTRPREFRGLSVPDVLLSGNHEQIRRWRREQSLRRTWLRRPDLLARALLTPEDQQILERIKQGSPGQEGINRHNRPDAW from the coding sequence TTGAGAGTTGATATCCTGACGATCTTTCCTGAAATGTTTCAGGGCCCGTTTGGAGCAAGCATTATTAAGCGGGCCCAGGACAAAGGTCTTCTGAAAGTGAATCTGATTAACATCCGCAACTTCTCCCAGGACCGGCACGGTACGGTTGACGACTATCCCTTTGGTGGCGGGAGCGGAATGGTGATGAAGCCGGAACCGATCTTCGCGGCTGTAGAAAGTGTGCTCGATCCCCAACGGCCTCGGCCCCACATAGTTTTAATGTCTCCTCAGGGCATTCTATTTAATCAGGCTAAAGCCGCCGGGTTGGCTAAATTGACTCACCTGATTATTATCTGCGGCCACTATGAGGGAATTGATGAACGGGTTCGTGAGGAGTTGGTAGACGAAGATATTTCCATCGGGGATTATGTCTTAACCGGTGGAGAATTGCCAGCGATGGTCGTGGTAGATGCGGTCGCCCGGCTGATCCCCGGGGTGCTGGGGAAAGTGGAGTCGGCCTGGCAGGATTCTTTTTCTGATGGGCTGTTAGAGTACCCTCAATATACTAGGCCGAGAGAGTTCCGTGGCCTGTCGGTGCCGGACGTATTGCTTTCTGGCAACCACGAGCAGATCCGCCGTTGGCGGCGTGAACAGTCTTTAAGACGAACCTGGCTTCGGAGACCGGATCTCCTGGCACGGGCTCTGCTTACTCCGGAAGACCAGCAGATACTGGAGCGAATCAAACAGGGTTCTCCTGGTCAGGAAGGAATAAATCGGCACAACCGGCCGGATGCGTGGTGA
- a CDS encoding RNA methyltransferase has protein sequence MERSRVFISLVHYPVYNKKMEVIATSITNLDLHDISRVTATYGLERYYVIHPHQVQRELAQEIVTYWQVGFGAQYNPDRRQAFGFLRLVSSIEEAITDIATEYQQPVQVIVTDARTYPNSISYIEMRQRIENIPGCYLLVFGTGWGLTREFMAQADYILEPIYGRAEYNHLSVRSAVAIIVDRLCGSNWWQS, from the coding sequence ATGGAGCGCTCAAGGGTATTTATCAGTTTGGTTCACTACCCGGTCTATAACAAAAAAATGGAAGTGATCGCGACTTCCATCACCAATCTTGATCTCCACGATATCTCGCGGGTAACGGCAACGTACGGACTAGAACGCTATTATGTTATTCACCCTCATCAGGTCCAACGAGAATTAGCCCAGGAGATCGTGACTTACTGGCAGGTGGGCTTTGGTGCGCAATACAATCCCGACCGGCGTCAGGCTTTTGGTTTTTTGCGCCTTGTTTCTTCGATTGAGGAGGCGATAACCGATATCGCGACAGAATATCAGCAGCCGGTTCAGGTGATCGTTACTGATGCCCGAACTTACCCGAACTCGATTAGTTATATAGAAATGCGGCAGCGCATTGAGAATATTCCCGGGTGCTATCTCCTGGTTTTCGGCACTGGCTGGGGGTTAACCAGGGAATTTATGGCGCAAGCCGATTATATTTTAGAGCCCATCTATGGTCGGGCTGAATACAACCACCTGTCTGTGCGCAGCGCGGTGGCCATTATTGTTGACCGTCTGTGTGGTAGCAATTGGTGGCAGTCTTGA
- the rplS gene encoding 50S ribosomal protein L19: MDLIKAIEQEQMRNDLPAFRPGDTVRVHARVIEGNRERIQVFEGIVIRRRGTGLGETFTVRRVSYGVGVERTFPLHSPRLEKIEVVRQGRVRRSRLYYLRERVGKAARIKEKR, from the coding sequence GTGGATCTGATTAAAGCCATAGAACAAGAACAAATGCGGAATGACCTCCCAGCTTTTCGACCAGGCGATACCGTACGGGTACACGCGAGAGTTATTGAAGGTAACCGGGAGCGGATCCAGGTGTTCGAAGGGATCGTGATTCGGCGACGGGGTACCGGCTTGGGTGAGACATTTACTGTTCGACGGGTTTCATACGGCGTTGGCGTAGAAAGAACTTTTCCCCTGCACTCACCCCGTTTGGAAAAGATCGAGGTGGTCAGACAGGGTCGTGTTCGTCGGTCGAGACTGTATTATCTTCGTGAACGAGTTGGTAAGGCGGCTCGGATTAAGGAAAAAAGATAG
- the ylqF gene encoding ribosome biogenesis GTPase YlqF — protein MEVQWYPGHMVKAKQLIQENLKLVDLVIELVDARIPASSRNPDLERLVGNKPRMLIMNKEDLADPIKTGAWCNYFKRQGLPTVVVNSLIGSGLRQVSTTANHLAEEKMRALMAKGRRPRAVRVMVVGIPNVGKSAFINALTGRSVTQTGDKPGVTRGKQWIRLSDDLELLDTPGILWPKFDDPEVGFKLAVTGAVSDLVYDVEEVGLQLIDLLSRIAPQAILERYRLAEVKEDPRETLLEIGRRRGFLQTGGVVDSVKSAYLILQEFREGKMGRITLDDVPKIEPAIYNPEEY, from the coding sequence ATGGAGGTTCAGTGGTACCCAGGCCACATGGTTAAGGCCAAGCAACTGATTCAGGAGAACCTGAAGTTGGTTGATCTGGTCATTGAATTGGTGGACGCGCGTATTCCTGCCAGCAGCCGTAACCCCGATCTGGAGCGTCTGGTGGGAAACAAACCGCGGATGCTGATCATGAACAAAGAAGATCTGGCTGATCCCATAAAGACAGGTGCCTGGTGTAACTACTTTAAGCGGCAGGGGTTACCGACGGTAGTGGTCAACTCTCTGATTGGCTCCGGCCTGCGTCAGGTCAGTACGACGGCTAATCACCTGGCTGAGGAGAAAATGCGGGCCTTAATGGCCAAGGGACGTCGGCCAAGAGCAGTCCGTGTCATGGTGGTGGGTATACCTAATGTCGGAAAATCGGCTTTTATCAATGCCCTGACGGGTAGATCGGTAACCCAAACAGGGGACAAACCGGGTGTTACCCGGGGAAAACAGTGGATTCGTTTAAGTGACGACCTTGAACTTCTAGATACACCGGGGATCCTCTGGCCCAAATTTGATGACCCGGAGGTTGGCTTTAAACTGGCGGTGACCGGGGCGGTTAGTGACCTGGTCTACGATGTTGAAGAGGTTGGTTTGCAGCTGATTGACCTGCTCAGCCGGATTGCTCCCCAGGCCATCCTGGAACGGTATCGCCTGGCTGAGGTGAAAGAAGATCCACGAGAGACTTTGCTAGAGATCGGACGCCGACGTGGCTTTTTACAGACGGGCGGCGTGGTGGACTCAGTCAAATCAGCCTATCTGATCTTGCAGGAGTTTCGAGAAGGGAAGATGGGCCGAATCACGCTTGATGATGTCCCGAAAATTGAGCCGGCCATATATAACCCAGAGGAGTATTAA
- a CDS encoding ribonuclease HII, with protein sequence MINELTVAELRKMFVDNKAEINSEIIELLKTDPRKQVRELLAGFQRQQARRQQENSRLRKLFIYERQLWNNNCQLVAGVDEVGRGPLAGPVMAAAVVLPGEVQLPGLNDSKQLTPRQREELEVRIKAVAISWSLGLASPQEIDQMNIRVASLLAMRRAVENLDVAPEHLLVDAVQIPGVFQAQTAIIKGDRLSASIAAASIIAKVERDRLMDFYDVLFPGYGFAKHKGYPTPEHFRALASLGPCSIHRRTFAPVRDLLMEDHYAASLFYSGSPDSTAVNCS encoded by the coding sequence CTGATTAACGAATTAACGGTAGCTGAACTCAGAAAAATGTTTGTGGACAACAAAGCGGAAATAAATTCAGAAATAATAGAGCTACTGAAAACTGACCCGCGTAAACAGGTCCGGGAGTTGCTTGCCGGCTTCCAGCGCCAGCAGGCTCGTCGTCAACAGGAGAACAGCCGTCTGCGTAAGTTGTTTATCTATGAGCGTCAGCTTTGGAACAATAACTGTCAGCTGGTGGCCGGGGTGGATGAAGTTGGGCGCGGTCCGTTAGCTGGACCAGTGATGGCCGCGGCTGTTGTCTTACCTGGCGAAGTGCAACTGCCTGGTTTAAATGATTCCAAACAGCTAACACCAAGGCAACGAGAGGAACTGGAAGTGCGGATCAAGGCGGTAGCAATCAGCTGGAGTTTAGGCTTAGCTTCTCCGCAGGAAATCGATCAAATGAATATCAGGGTAGCTAGCCTGCTGGCCATGCGTCGGGCGGTCGAAAACCTGGATGTGGCTCCAGAACATCTCCTGGTTGATGCGGTTCAGATACCCGGGGTTTTTCAAGCGCAAACGGCCATTATCAAAGGGGACCGCCTTTCAGCGTCCATCGCGGCGGCCTCGATTATTGCCAAGGTTGAACGAGACCGGTTGATGGATTTCTACGATGTGCTTTTTCCTGGTTATGGCTTTGCTAAACATAAGGGTTACCCGACACCGGAGCATTTTCGGGCTCTGGCCAGTTTGGGACCTTGTTCCATTCACCGACGCACATTTGCCCCGGTGCGAGATTTGCTTATGGAGGATCACTATGCTGCCAGTCTCTTTTACTCAGGCTCCCCTGATTCTACAGCCGTCAACTGTTCATAG
- a CDS encoding YraN family protein codes for MSKRLVGQMGEEAALSYLLKNGYRLLARNFRCRLGEIDLITADGEHIVFVEVRARTSNLFGSPLESVTDRKQVRVRRVAEYFILRRGLAYHQVRFDVVSVQLNADGQVKHIQHIKGAF; via the coding sequence GTGAGCAAACGCTTGGTCGGGCAGATGGGTGAAGAGGCGGCTTTATCATATTTGCTGAAAAATGGCTATCGCCTCTTAGCCCGGAACTTTCGTTGCCGGTTAGGAGAAATCGATCTGATTACAGCCGATGGGGAGCATATTGTTTTTGTTGAGGTGCGTGCCCGTACTTCGAACTTATTCGGGTCACCGCTGGAAAGCGTGACCGACCGGAAGCAGGTGCGAGTTCGGCGAGTGGCGGAGTATTTTATTCTTCGCCGGGGTTTGGCCTATCACCAGGTCAGATTCGATGTGGTCTCTGTTCAGTTGAATGCGGACGGGCAAGTTAAACACATCCAGCATATAAAGGGAGCGTTTTAG
- a CDS encoding YedE-related selenium metabolism membrane protein, producing the protein MRNQKGLIIITGAVIGLFGALLVKYGNPANMGYCIACFIRDTAGAIGLHRTNTVQYIRPEIIGFVLGSFFVALPAREFKSRGGSAPTIRFLLGMLMMFGAMMFLGCPLRAVLRIAGGDLNGLIGLAGFVVGILIGIEFLKRGFNLGRATVSLSKIGGSILPGIMLLLLIFLVMAPMFNPKAGGPIFFSTEGPGSKHVPILLGLVAGLIGGALAQRTRLCLSGGFRDFFLIRDTSLLMGYALIFLVALGLNLYWGQFHLGFTNQPIAHSWHLWNFLGLLLVGLTAVLLGGCPLRQLILSGEGDLDAGTTVLGMIIGAGMAHNFMLASSPAGPTVYGQIAVVCGIIIAMIIGWQCREE; encoded by the coding sequence ATGCGGAATCAAAAAGGATTGATCATTATCACTGGTGCGGTAATTGGTTTATTTGGCGCTCTGCTGGTCAAGTACGGCAACCCGGCCAACATGGGCTACTGCATCGCCTGCTTTATTCGAGACACCGCGGGGGCTATTGGTTTACACCGAACCAATACCGTCCAGTACATCCGTCCAGAAATAATTGGCTTTGTCCTGGGGTCGTTCTTTGTTGCTCTGCCGGCCCGGGAGTTTAAATCGAGAGGGGGATCCGCACCGACAATCCGCTTCCTCTTGGGAATGCTGATGATGTTTGGGGCAATGATGTTCCTCGGGTGCCCACTGCGCGCAGTTTTGCGGATTGCCGGTGGTGATTTAAATGGCCTGATCGGTCTGGCTGGATTCGTGGTAGGAATTCTGATCGGTATTGAATTCCTCAAACGAGGTTTCAATCTTGGGCGGGCTACCGTAAGCCTGTCTAAAATCGGCGGTTCGATTCTGCCCGGTATTATGCTCTTACTCTTGATTTTTTTGGTTATGGCGCCCATGTTTAACCCTAAAGCCGGTGGGCCAATATTCTTTAGCACCGAAGGGCCGGGGTCCAAGCACGTTCCAATTTTACTCGGGCTTGTGGCCGGGTTGATTGGCGGTGCCCTGGCTCAGCGCACCCGCTTGTGTTTAAGTGGTGGATTCAGAGACTTTTTCTTGATCAGGGATACATCCTTACTAATGGGATATGCCCTAATCTTTTTAGTTGCCCTGGGGTTAAATCTGTATTGGGGTCAATTCCACCTCGGATTTACCAATCAGCCCATCGCCCACTCCTGGCACCTCTGGAATTTCCTGGGGTTACTCCTGGTCGGGCTAACTGCGGTCCTGCTGGGGGGCTGCCCCCTGCGTCAGTTGATCCTGTCCGGTGAAGGAGATCTTGACGCTGGGACAACTGTTTTGGGCATGATCATCGGTGCTGGTATGGCTCATAACTTTATGCTGGCCAGCAGTCCAGCCGGCCCAACCGTCTATGGTCAGATTGCCGTTGTCTGCGGGATAATTATCGCGATGATTATCGGCTGGCAGTGCCGGGAAGAATAA
- a CDS encoding YifB family Mg chelatase-like AAA ATPase has product MLAIITSCALVGMEGHLVRVEVDVANGLPAFDIVGLPDPAVREAKDRVRTAIRNSGFDFPLRRITVNLAPADLKKEGPGYDLPIALGILAATEQIPVERLNSLVIVGELSLDGSVRGTPGILPMAASIIKTQHHVAEKLGFLVPEDNAREAALVKELSVYSLKHLSEIRAVCIAGDLEPVQNDVNEVMLREEEQENLDFADVYGHASVKRALEIAAAGGHNILLIGSPGAGKTMLARRLPTILPAMDLEECLAVTKIYSIAGLLPKDKPLITRRPFRFPHHSASTASMIGGGRVPRPGEVSLASQGVLFLDELPEFQRDVLEALRQPLEDRVVTVSRVAAALTYPADFLLVGAMNPCPCGFLGDPVKECTCTPHQIQRYLGRISGPLLDRIDLHVEVPRLEYKDLAGPEKAEGSAIIRRRVELARERQRKRLVGYGLKCNAQMSARVIRETIKLTKEARQLLQMVYQQLNLSARAHDRILKVARTVADLAESTNIQEEHVAEAVQYRSLDRDYWG; this is encoded by the coding sequence GTGTTGGCGATAATTACGAGCTGTGCCCTGGTTGGAATGGAGGGGCATCTGGTCCGGGTAGAGGTTGATGTAGCAAACGGGCTCCCTGCTTTTGATATAGTCGGTTTGCCTGATCCAGCGGTTCGGGAGGCGAAAGACAGAGTTCGAACGGCCATCCGTAATTCAGGGTTTGACTTTCCCCTCAGGCGAATCACCGTTAATCTGGCACCAGCAGACCTGAAAAAGGAGGGACCCGGCTACGACCTCCCTATTGCCTTGGGAATTTTAGCTGCGACTGAACAGATTCCAGTAGAACGGCTGAATTCACTGGTGATCGTTGGCGAACTTTCTTTAGATGGGTCCGTCCGTGGAACCCCAGGAATTTTACCCATGGCGGCCAGTATTATAAAAACACAGCATCATGTTGCAGAAAAGTTGGGGTTTCTGGTTCCTGAGGATAATGCCAGGGAGGCTGCCCTGGTCAAGGAATTGAGCGTATATTCCCTTAAACACCTGAGCGAAATACGGGCTGTGTGTATCGCTGGGGACCTTGAGCCAGTACAGAACGATGTAAATGAAGTGATGCTACGGGAAGAAGAACAAGAAAATCTTGATTTTGCGGATGTCTATGGCCATGCCAGCGTCAAACGAGCCTTAGAAATCGCGGCTGCCGGTGGGCATAATATTTTACTGATCGGCTCCCCTGGTGCTGGAAAAACCATGCTGGCGCGTCGACTACCCACGATTTTACCAGCCATGGATCTGGAAGAATGTTTGGCGGTTACAAAGATTTACAGCATCGCAGGCCTTTTACCCAAGGATAAACCTTTGATTACCCGTCGGCCATTTCGCTTTCCCCACCACAGCGCTTCCACTGCCAGTATGATCGGGGGTGGGCGGGTCCCCAGGCCAGGTGAAGTTAGCCTGGCCAGCCAGGGCGTTCTTTTCCTTGACGAACTACCCGAATTTCAACGCGATGTATTAGAAGCTCTCCGCCAGCCGCTTGAAGACAGAGTGGTCACGGTATCTAGGGTAGCGGCGGCCCTGACCTACCCGGCTGACTTTCTTCTTGTAGGGGCTATGAATCCTTGTCCGTGCGGCTTTTTGGGTGATCCCGTCAAGGAGTGTACCTGCACACCACACCAGATCCAGCGTTATCTTGGCCGGATTTCCGGGCCGCTGCTGGACCGAATTGACCTGCACGTTGAAGTTCCTCGGTTGGAATATAAGGATCTGGCTGGCCCAGAAAAAGCTGAGGGTTCGGCTATTATTCGTCGGCGTGTGGAGCTGGCCAGGGAGCGGCAGCGAAAACGATTGGTTGGATATGGTCTCAAGTGTAACGCCCAGATGAGCGCCAGGGTAATTAGGGAAACCATCAAGTTGACTAAAGAAGCCCGACAATTGCTCCAAATGGTCTACCAGCAGTTAAATTTAAGCGCCCGTGCCCACGACCGGATTTTGAAAGTGGCCCGGACAGTAGCCGATTTGGCTGAGAGTACAAATATCCAGGAGGAACACGTGGCCGAGGCAGTTCAGTACCGCTCACTGGATCGGGATTATTGGGGGTAA
- the paaI gene encoding hydroxyphenylacetyl-CoA thioesterase PaaI codes for MDIIESIKNKYNTSDNFPQSLGIELKELAPGYARVSMVLRENMVNFHGIGHGGAIFTLADTALGLASNTYGQPAVALTVTIDYLAPARLGMELVAIAKEEHLSKRTGVYQVKILTSTGDNIAQARGIVYRK; via the coding sequence ATGGATATCATCGAGAGCATAAAAAATAAATACAATACTAGCGATAACTTTCCTCAATCCCTGGGGATTGAGCTAAAGGAACTTGCTCCCGGTTATGCCAGGGTATCGATGGTCTTACGAGAAAATATGGTGAACTTTCATGGCATTGGTCACGGTGGTGCTATCTTTACTTTAGCTGATACTGCTTTGGGTCTGGCCAGTAATACATATGGCCAGCCGGCGGTAGCTCTAACGGTAACAATTGACTATCTGGCCCCAGCCAGATTAGGGATGGAGTTAGTTGCTATTGCCAAAGAAGAACACCTTTCGAAGCGGACAGGGGTCTACCAGGTTAAAATTTTAACCAGCACTGGCGATAATATTGCCCAAGCCCGTGGTATTGTTTATCGGAAGTGA